The Microbispora sp. ZYX-F-249 region CAACCTCGTCCTCGGCGGGGGGCATCGGCTGGGCGGCGAGATCGCGGTCGACGTCCCCGGCGGGGAGGCGCCCTGACCGCCCGTCGCGGTGTCCCCGGCGGTGCGGGCGCGCTGACGGAGTGCGTCTCGATAACGCCCCGGCGAAGTTTTCCCCGGGGCGGTCAACCTCCGGCGCCGCAGGCGCGTCAGGTGTAGGCACCGTTCGTCCAGACCCGGAGGGCAGAGCCCCATGCCTACTCCTGAGATGAGACGCGAGGATCTCGCCGGCACCACCGACCGGGAGCGGCGGGCGCGTCTCGCGCTCGACGCGATACGCCGCCAGGGTCCGGAGGCGGTGCAGGAGGAGACGCTGCGCCTGAAGTCCGAGCTGTTCCGGCAGTACGGATGGGAGGGATACCAGCGGGTCATCGCCAAGATGGAGAGCGACCTGGCGCGGCTGCACGAGTCGCGCTGACCGTTCAGGCGGACGACGGGCAGGTCAGATGGCGTCCGAGCCACTCGGTGACCCGCCGCGTGAACCTGACTTGGTTGGCCCGCCGCCGGATCTCGTGCCCCTCGTCCTCGAACAGCAGCAGCTCGCAGGGCACGCCGCGGGCGCGGGCCGCGCCGACGACCTGTTCGGCCTCGTACACCGGGACGTTGGTGTCCCGCGCGCCGTGCACCACCAGCAGGGGAGCGGCCAGGCGGTCGAAGGCGTGCAGGGGCGACAGCGCGTGCAGCAGGTCGCGGTCGGCCTCCGGATGGCCGTACTCGCTCACGGCGGCCGCGGCGATCCACGGCTCGGTGCGCTCGTAGAAGGTGGCGAAGTCGGCCATCCCGCACACGTCCACCCCGGCACGGAAGAGCCCGGGATAGGTGACGAGCGCGGCCAGCGTGAGATAGCCGCCGTACGACCAGCCCGTGCAGGCCAGCCGGACGGGGTCGGCGAGGCCGGTCCGCACGAGGAAGGCGGCGCAGTCGGCGACGTCGTCGATGGCGTGGAACCGCAGCGCGTGGTCGTCGGCCTCCCGGAAGGCCCGGCCGAACCCGGCCGAGCCGCGCACGTTCGGCGCGAAGACGCCGATCCCGGCGGCCACCAGGCACTGGTACAGCGGGGTGAACGCGGGCCGCTCCTGGTCCTCCGGCCCGCCGTGCAGGAACAGCGCGTACGGCGCGGGGCCCCGTGCGCCGGGCGGGCGGTAGAGCCACCCGCCGATCTCCAGCCCGTCGCGGGCCGGCAGCCGCACGAGTTCGGCGTCCACGGCCCCGGCGACGCGTCCCGCCCCGGCGAGCGTCCGGTACCGGCCCGTGTCCAGGTCGCACGACACCACCTGTGAGGGCTGGGCCGGCCCTTCCACCGCCAGCAGGGCGATCCGGTCGTCCAGCGACACCCTGATCGAGGTCACCAGCTCGCCCGGGGGAGGGGGCAGCGGGCGCCGCACCGGGTGCCCGGCATCGTGACCGGCGGTCCCGCCGGTGACTCCGCCGGTGACTCCGCCGGTGACAAGGGCGGTGTCGGCGACGCCGCCGGCGTGCCCCCAGCCGTGACCGCCGTCGCCCGGCTCCAGCACCTCCAGCTCCGAGCGGCCCGCGACGTTCCACACCAGCACCAGACGGCGGCCGTCCGCGCCGAGCGCGAAGCGGTCCAGCTCGGCGTCCGGGCGCTCGGCCAGCACCACCGGGCCGCCGCCCCGGCTCACCGCCACCAGCGCGGCGCGGTCCCGGCCCGCGTCGGACAGCAGGTAGGCGGTCTCGCCGTCGGGGGACAGGACGCCGTGGTCGGTCGAGCCGGGCAGGCCCGCCAGCAGCGGCTGCTCCGTGCCGCCCAGGGTCAGGTCTTTGAGGTACATGCGCCGCATCCCCCTCGGGCCGCGCCGCAGCAGCACCCGCGCGTGGTCGCGGCTCACCGACTCCGGATGCACGAGCGGCCCGGCCGCGACGGTCTCCCGGCTCCCGGTGCCCGCGTCGACCAGCAGGGCCTCGGCCGGCCCGTGCGCCGAGACCTCGGCCGTCAGCAGCAGGTCGCCCCGGCCGGTCCACCCGACGAACCAGGCGGACCCGCCCTCGGGCGCGGCGAGCGGCCGCAGGTCGCCGCCGTCCGGGCGGACCGTCCAGACCTGGGTGTGCTCGCCGCCGCCGGGCACCACGAGCACGGCGAGCCGCTCGCCGGTCGGCGACCAGCTCACCTCGGCCACCGGCTCGGGTCCGGTGTCGACGGCCCGCGCCCCCGCGCCGGGCCGCGCCGGCTGGACCCAGACCCGCGGCGTGCCGTCCCGGTCGCTGACGTACGCGACGGCGCCGCGGTCCGGAGCCATGGCCGGCGTCCGGCAGCCCCAGGCCCCAAGGAACGCGGCCCCCGGGAACGCGCTCTCCGGGAACGCGGCGTCGGGCGGTTCGGTGCCGAGGAGGTGCTCCGCCATCAGATCCCTTGCGACTGCAGCCACATCTCCAGCAGCCCGAGCTGCCACAGCGTGTTGACCCCCGTCGTGGCGCGGTCGGCCCCCGGGTCGTCCAGCAGTCTCGCGACGTACGCCGGGTCGAACAGGCCGCGGGAGCGGGCGGCGGGCGCGGTGAGCGCGTCGCGCACCAGGTCGAGGAACGGCCCGTCGATGTGCCGGATCGCGGGCACCGGGAAGTAGCCCTTCGGCCGGTCGACGACCTCGCGCGGCAGCAGTGCCCGCGAGGCCTCCTTCAGGATGCCCTTGCCGCCCCCGGCGAGCTTCAGCTCGGGCGGGCACGCCGCCGCCAGTTCGACCAGCTCGTGGTCGAGGAACGGCGTGCGGGCCTCCAGACCGTGGGCCATCGTCATGTTGTCCACCCGCTTGACCGGGTCGTCGGCGAGCATCAGCCGGGTCTCCAGGCGCAGGACGGCGTCGAGCGCGGTCTCGGCGCCCGGCCGGTCGAGGTGGTCGCGGACGACGCGGGCGCTCTCGTCCTCCCCGGCCAGGTGGGCGGGCGCGACGATGCCGGCCAGGTCCTCGTGCGGCCGGTCGAAGAACGCCCCGGCGTACGCCGCGAAGGCGTCCTCGCGTGGCACGGCGGCCACGGGAGGGAACCAGCGGTACCCGGCGAACACCTCGTCGGCGCCCTGCCCGGACTGCACCACCTTGACGTGCCTGGCCACCTCCCCGGACAGCAGGTGGAAGGCGACGCAGTCGTGGCTGGCCATCGGCTCGCTCATCGCCCGCACCGCCTCCGGCAGCCCGGACAGCAGCCGGGAGTCCTCGATGAGGATGCGGTGGTGGTCGGTGCCGAAGCGCTCGGCGACCAGGTCGGAGTAGCGGAACTCGTCGCCCGCGTCGCCGCCGGCCGCGTGGAACCCGATGCTGAACGTCGACAGGTCCCGCTGGCCCTCCTCGGCCAGCAGCGCCACGATGACGCTGGAGTCCAGGCCGCCCGACAGCAGCACGCCCACGGGCACGTCCGCGACCATCCGCCTGCGGACGGCGGCGCGCAGCCGCTCGAGCACCGCCTCGCGCCAGTCGTGCGCGTCCATCCCCGCGTACCGCGGCAGCCGGGTGAAGGGCGGGTCCCAGTAGACCGTGTCGCGGGAGGTCCCGTCGGCCTCGACCGTGCGCACGGTCGCCGGCGGCAGCTTGCGCACGCCGGTGAGGATCGTGCGCTCGCCCGGCACCAGCGAGTGGAAGGTCATGTAGTGGTGCAGCGCGACCGGGTCGATGTCGGTGCTCACCTCGCCGGCGGCGAGCAGCGCGGGCAGGGTGGAGGCGAAGCGCAGCCGCCGTCCGTCCCCGGACACGTACAACGGCTTGATCCCGAGGCGGTCGCGGGCGAGCGTCAGCCGGCCCGTCGCCGGTTCGAAGACGGCGAAGGCGAACATCCCCGCGAAGCGGCGCACGCAGTCGGGTCCCCAGTGGTGGAACGCCTTGACCAGGACCTCGGTGTCGGAGCCGGAGAAGAAGTGGTATCCCTCGGCCCGCAGTTCCTCACGCAGCTCGCGGTAGTTGTAGAGGCAGCCGTTGAAGACCGCGGCCAGGCCGAGGGAGGGGTCGGCCATGGGCTGGGCCGCCTTGTCCGACAGGTCGATGATTTTCAGGCGCCGGTGGCCGAGGGCTACCGGGCCCGACGACCACAGTCCCGACCCGTCCGGGCCGCGATCGTGCATCGCGTCGGTCATCCTGCCCACCGCGCCGATGTCGGCGCGCCGCCCGTCGAACCGGATCTCGCCGCTCAGTCCGCACATGTCGTCCTACCTCCCGGCCGCCGCGAGCCGGCGGTCCCCGGCCCTCGTCTCGGCGAGCAGGAGGTCCACGACGTCGGTCAGGCGGCCGCCGCGCCGGAAGGCCCCACGCTGCCGCGCGGCCGAGCCGCCGTCCGCCAGCGCCCGCTCCGCGAGGGACGAGACCAGCGCCCAGTCGCCGGACTCCTCGAGCTGTGGCCGCAGCCCCTCCAGCATCCGGCCGATCACCTCACGGGCCGGCCGCGGCACGCCCTCGACCGGGTCGACCAGCTCGCCGTCCAGTCCCGAACGCGCGGCCCGCCAGGAGGCGGCCCGCACCATTTCCGTACGCACGGACTCCTCGGCCGCGCCGGGCGAACCGGTGGCGGCGTCCAGCTCCCGCGCGACCAGCGCGCGGAACAGCCCGGCGATCAGCACGATGTCGTCCACCCGGGGGCAGGCGTCGCACACCCGCAGCTCGACCGTGGGCACGTGCGCCGACGGCCGGACGTCGAAGTAGAGCATGCCGGGATCGCTGATCACCCCCGACCGCACCAGCTCGTCCACCATCGCGTCGTACTCCTCGGCCGACTCGAACCGCGCCGCCGGCCCGGCGGTGGGCCACCGCTGCCACACCATCGACCGGAAGCTCGCGTATCCGGTGTCGGCGCCCATCCAGTACGGCGAGCTGCAGCTCAGGGCCAGCAGCGGCGGCAGCCAGGGAGCCAGCCGGTGCGTCACGGCCACCGCGAGATCCCGGTCGCGCACCTCCGCGTGCACCTGCGTGCCGCAGATGAGCTGCTCGCGGGCGAGCGCCTGGTAGTCGGCCAGCATCTGCTCGTAGCGCGGATCGGGGGAGATCTTCATCGTCTCGGGGTCGACCAGCGGGAGCGTCCCCGCGGCGACGATGCCCAGGCCGAGGCCGTCCGCCGCCGCGACCACGTCGGCCCGCAGTCCGGTCAGCTCCCGCGACAGGTCCTCCAGACGGGTGACCGGGCGCGTCGTGGCCTCCACGACCGAGCGCTGCAGCTCCTGGGTGAACCGGTCGGGGGGCAACTGCTGGAGAAGCAGGCCGGCGCGCGGGACGGGCTCCCGTGTTCCCAGGTCCACGACGTGGAACTCCTCTTCGACGCCGATCGCCATGTCCCGCGCGGAATCCGTCATATGGTCGCTCCCCAGGCTGATGAGTGCTTTCGCGTCCTCTGCCCCGAAAGTCGCCTTACGCACGTCTCTGGTTTGGCATGGTGATGAAAGTTACAGGTCCTCACCGGAGGGTCGCCCAGCTCACCGGCGCGGCGGCGGGGCCGCCTCGGCCGGGACCCTTGACGGGAAAGGGCCACGCCGCCACGATCGCCGCGTTCCGAGCCGACCGTGAGCGCAGGGAGCCCGATGAACGGCCGCACATCTTCCTTCCGACGCCGTGTCTGGGCGGCCGCCGTCGCCGCGGTGCTGCTGACCGCCTGGCCCGCCGCCACCCCGGCCGGGGCGGTCGACGACCCACCCGCGCCGGTGACCGGCAACGCGACCTACTTCGACGCCCTCGGCGCGCCGTACGGCGGCTGCGGCATCCCGCAGTCGGAGCTGGACTCGCAGGACTTCGTCGCGCTGAACGTGTACGACACCCCCGGGGACTACGCCTTCTACCCCCGGCCCCTGACCGGGGCGAACGCGTCCAAGGCCGGGCTGTGGAACAACGGCCTCAACTGCGGCCGGTACGTCAAGGTGACGATCTCCGACTACTGCACGGGCGTCAACGACGGCGGAGCCGGCCAGGCGTTCTGCCGCAACGGCTCCTGGGTCTCCGACGCCTACAGCGGCGCCACGCTGACCATGATCGTCGCCGACAGTTGCGGCGACCCCAACGGCTGGTGCCGCGACGACCGCTACCACCTCGACCTGTCCAAGCCCTCGCTCAACAAGTTCGTCAAGAACGGGACGCCCGTCGGGGACATGTACCCCAACCACTGGAACAACCGCCATGTGACCTGGTCGTTCGTCCCGGCGCCCGGCTACAGCGGCGACATCCGCATCGGGTTCATGAAGGGCGCGCAGGCGTGGTGGCCCGCCATCGCGGTCTCCCACCTGCCCAACGGCATCCACGGGGTGGAGTACTACGCCGACGGCGCCTGGAAGCAGGCCCAGATGAACTCCGACATGGGCCAGTCGTACATCATCGGCGGGGTGACGCAGGGCGCGACCCGGTTCCAGATCCGGGTGCGCGACGCGTCCGACGCACTGGTCAACGGCGGCCGGGTCTACAGCTTCGCCCTGCCCGCGTCCTGCGGATCGCAGTGCGGCGCCGACTACACGGAGGTGAGCTACACCACGACGACGCCCAGCGGGTCGCCCTCGCCCTCGCCGTCGGCATCCCCGTCCGTGTCGCCCTCGCCGTCGCCCTCGCCGTCGGTCTCCCCGTCCGTGTCGCCCTCCGCTTCGCCGTCGGCATCCCCGTCGGCATCCCCGTCCGTGTCGCCGTCCGTGTCGCCGTCGGTGTCGCCGTCCGCCTCGCCCAGCGCGTCTCCCTCTCCGAAGCCCGGGAACTGCCAGGTGACCTACCAGGTGGCCAGCTCGTGGCAGGGCGGGTTCACGGCGAACGTCACCGTCAAGAACACCGGCACCGCGGCCTGGACGGACTGGGGGGTCGCCTGGGACATGCCGTCCGGGGTGAGCCTCGTCAACGCCTGGAGCGCGACCGTCACGACCGGCGGCGCCCGCTGGACGGCGAAGGCGCCCTCGTGGGCGAGGGACCTCGCGCCCGGCGCGTCGGCGAGCTTCGGCTTCCAGGCGTCCGGCCCCTCCACGCCCGGGGCGAGCGGCATCGCCTGCTCCTGACCTCCGGCCGGCTCGCCGCCCCCGGACGGCGGTGGGCGGGCCGGCCTCGCTCCGGATTCCACCCCCTGCCCGGGCACCGTACCCGCGGGAGGAGAAAGGTCCCGCGGCGCGGGGACCAGCGGCCCTGCCCCTGACGGGGCGCAGGGGGTCGGATGGGGGCAGGAGCAGAAGGAGGAGCCATGACCCAACCCGTCATCGTGGGCACCGACGGATCGCGCGCCGCGACCGCCGCGGTGGAGTGGGCCGCGGGCGACGCGGCGCGCAAGGGCCTGCCGCTGCGGATCGTCCACGCGGTGGACCGCCTGCCGTACGAGATCGCGCGCTATCCCATCCCGGTGGAGGACCAGCTCGACCGGGCGGGCCGGCGGATCCTGGAGGATGCCGAGCAGGTCGTGCGGGAGACCCACCCGGTCGTCCGCGTCACCACCGCCCTGATCGAGGGAGACCCGTCCCGGGTGCTGCGCCAGGAGGCCGGGAACGCGGCGCAGATCGTGGTCGGCAGCAGGGGACACGGCGGGTTCGCCGGCATGCTGCTCGGCTCGGTCAGCATGCACGTCGCCGGCCAGGTCGACGTCCCCGTCGTCGTGGTGCGTCCCGGGGTGTCG contains the following coding sequences:
- a CDS encoding S9 family peptidase, which produces MAEHLLGTEPPDAAFPESAFPGAAFLGAWGCRTPAMAPDRGAVAYVSDRDGTPRVWVQPARPGAGARAVDTGPEPVAEVSWSPTGERLAVLVVPGGGEHTQVWTVRPDGGDLRPLAAPEGGSAWFVGWTGRGDLLLTAEVSAHGPAEALLVDAGTGSRETVAAGPLVHPESVSRDHARVLLRRGPRGMRRMYLKDLTLGGTEQPLLAGLPGSTDHGVLSPDGETAYLLSDAGRDRAALVAVSRGGGPVVLAERPDAELDRFALGADGRRLVLVWNVAGRSELEVLEPGDGGHGWGHAGGVADTALVTGGVTGGVTGGTAGHDAGHPVRRPLPPPPGELVTSIRVSLDDRIALLAVEGPAQPSQVVSCDLDTGRYRTLAGAGRVAGAVDAELVRLPARDGLEIGGWLYRPPGARGPAPYALFLHGGPEDQERPAFTPLYQCLVAAGIGVFAPNVRGSAGFGRAFREADDHALRFHAIDDVADCAAFLVRTGLADPVRLACTGWSYGGYLTLAALVTYPGLFRAGVDVCGMADFATFYERTEPWIAAAAVSEYGHPEADRDLLHALSPLHAFDRLAAPLLVVHGARDTNVPVYEAEQVVGAARARGVPCELLLFEDEGHEIRRRANQVRFTRRVTEWLGRHLTCPSSA
- a CDS encoding carboxylate-amine ligase — protein: MTDSARDMAIGVEEEFHVVDLGTREPVPRAGLLLQQLPPDRFTQELQRSVVEATTRPVTRLEDLSRELTGLRADVVAAADGLGLGIVAAGTLPLVDPETMKISPDPRYEQMLADYQALAREQLICGTQVHAEVRDRDLAVAVTHRLAPWLPPLLALSCSSPYWMGADTGYASFRSMVWQRWPTAGPAARFESAEEYDAMVDELVRSGVISDPGMLYFDVRPSAHVPTVELRVCDACPRVDDIVLIAGLFRALVARELDAATGSPGAAEESVRTEMVRAASWRAARSGLDGELVDPVEGVPRPAREVIGRMLEGLRPQLEESGDWALVSSLAERALADGGSAARQRGAFRRGGRLTDVVDLLLAETRAGDRRLAAAGR
- a CDS encoding N-acetylglutaminylglutamine amidotransferase; this encodes MCGLSGEIRFDGRRADIGAVGRMTDAMHDRGPDGSGLWSSGPVALGHRRLKIIDLSDKAAQPMADPSLGLAAVFNGCLYNYRELREELRAEGYHFFSGSDTEVLVKAFHHWGPDCVRRFAGMFAFAVFEPATGRLTLARDRLGIKPLYVSGDGRRLRFASTLPALLAAGEVSTDIDPVALHHYMTFHSLVPGERTILTGVRKLPPATVRTVEADGTSRDTVYWDPPFTRLPRYAGMDAHDWREAVLERLRAAVRRRMVADVPVGVLLSGGLDSSVIVALLAEEGQRDLSTFSIGFHAAGGDAGDEFRYSDLVAERFGTDHHRILIEDSRLLSGLPEAVRAMSEPMASHDCVAFHLLSGEVARHVKVVQSGQGADEVFAGYRWFPPVAAVPREDAFAAYAGAFFDRPHEDLAGIVAPAHLAGEDESARVVRDHLDRPGAETALDAVLRLETRLMLADDPVKRVDNMTMAHGLEARTPFLDHELVELAAACPPELKLAGGGKGILKEASRALLPREVVDRPKGYFPVPAIRHIDGPFLDLVRDALTAPAARSRGLFDPAYVARLLDDPGADRATTGVNTLWQLGLLEMWLQSQGI
- a CDS encoding cellulose binding domain-containing protein encodes the protein MNGRTSSFRRRVWAAAVAAVLLTAWPAATPAGAVDDPPAPVTGNATYFDALGAPYGGCGIPQSELDSQDFVALNVYDTPGDYAFYPRPLTGANASKAGLWNNGLNCGRYVKVTISDYCTGVNDGGAGQAFCRNGSWVSDAYSGATLTMIVADSCGDPNGWCRDDRYHLDLSKPSLNKFVKNGTPVGDMYPNHWNNRHVTWSFVPAPGYSGDIRIGFMKGAQAWWPAIAVSHLPNGIHGVEYYADGAWKQAQMNSDMGQSYIIGGVTQGATRFQIRVRDASDALVNGGRVYSFALPASCGSQCGADYTEVSYTTTTPSGSPSPSPSASPSVSPSPSPSPSVSPSVSPSASPSASPSASPSVSPSVSPSVSPSASPSASPSPKPGNCQVTYQVASSWQGGFTANVTVKNTGTAAWTDWGVAWDMPSGVSLVNAWSATVTTGGARWTAKAPSWARDLAPGASASFGFQASGPSTPGASGIACS